One window of the bacterium genome contains the following:
- a CDS encoding type IV toxin-antitoxin system AbiEi family antitoxin domain-containing protein, which translates to MNVRPKRPDWDLLFETASAQEGYFTTGQAAEAGYSTQLLLKHIRAGRVVRTRRGIYRLVHFPAGDHEELITAWLWSGRAGVVSHQTALALHGLSDALPANVHLTLPQAWRRRRFRVPAGVVLHHADVPPEDRSWFGAVPATNPRRTLNDCAREAMAPDLLRQAAQQAIRRGLAAKAELGDVDEALRPFGGLGA; encoded by the coding sequence ATGAACGTCCGACCCAAGAGGCCGGACTGGGACCTGCTGTTCGAGACGGCGAGCGCCCAGGAAGGCTACTTCACCACCGGGCAGGCGGCCGAGGCCGGCTACTCGACCCAGCTTCTGCTCAAGCACATCCGCGCCGGGCGGGTCGTGCGGACACGCCGAGGCATCTACCGGCTCGTCCACTTCCCCGCCGGCGATCACGAAGAGCTGATCACCGCATGGCTCTGGTCGGGGCGGGCCGGCGTGGTTTCGCACCAGACCGCGCTGGCTCTCCACGGGCTTTCCGATGCGCTTCCGGCGAACGTGCATCTGACGCTGCCGCAAGCCTGGCGACGCCGTCGGTTCAGGGTGCCGGCCGGCGTCGTCCTCCACCACGCCGACGTCCCGCCGGAGGACCGCTCCTGGTTCGGCGCGGTGCCGGCCACCAATCCTCGGCGAACGCTGAACGACTGCGCCCGGGAAGCGATGGCCCCCGATCTGCTGCGCCAAGCCGCGCAGCAGGCCATTCGCCGGGGGCTCGCCGCGAAGGCGGAGCTCGGCGACGTGGACGAGGCCCTGCGCCCCTTCGGAGGGCTCGGCGCGTGA